One genomic segment of Rhodothermales bacterium includes these proteins:
- a CDS encoding protein phosphatase 2C domain-containing protein produces the protein MLAFLSDARTHSLPKHGHTAEEYEDATAPPSRAPDGTVRAALADGATESAFAGAWARTLVEEFIGADTSVPETFAESIHRTRRVFGGRIAEHATALPWYAAAKAEEGAFAAFLGLVLYPNGAWRAVAVGDCCLFHLRDGERLLTWPLDDPDDFGNRPDLLGSRLDVAQPAAETTSAQWSPGDRVLLASDALAAYLLAHDPAAASGLDTAEFEAFVAAARADGMRNDDVTLVDLVFRP, from the coding sequence ATGCTCGCTTTCCTCTCCGACGCCCGCACCCACTCGCTGCCGAAGCACGGCCACACGGCGGAGGAGTACGAGGACGCCACGGCCCCGCCTTCCCGAGCCCCGGACGGGACCGTGCGCGCCGCGCTCGCCGACGGCGCGACGGAGTCTGCGTTCGCCGGGGCGTGGGCGCGGACGCTCGTCGAGGAGTTCATCGGCGCGGACACGTCGGTGCCCGAGACGTTCGCCGAATCGATCCACCGGACGCGCCGCGTCTTCGGCGGGCGCATCGCCGAGCACGCGACGGCGCTGCCGTGGTACGCCGCCGCAAAAGCGGAGGAGGGGGCGTTCGCCGCGTTCCTCGGCCTCGTCCTCTATCCCAACGGTGCATGGCGAGCCGTCGCCGTCGGCGACTGCTGCCTCTTCCACCTCCGCGACGGGGAGCGCCTGCTGACGTGGCCCCTCGACGATCCCGACGACTTCGGCAACCGGCCTGACCTCCTCGGCAGCCGCCTCGACGTGGCGCAGCCGGCCGCCGAAACGACCTCGGCCCAGTGGTCGCCCGGCGATCGCGTCCTCCTCGCCTCCGACGCCCTCGCCGCGTACCTCCTCGCGCACGACCCCGCCGCCGCGTCCGGCCTCGACACGGCGGAGTTCGAAGCGTTCGTCGCCGCTGCTCGCGCCGACGGGATGCGCAACGACGACGTGACGCTCGTCGACCTCGTCTTCCGCCCGTAG
- a CDS encoding ion transporter → MDSDCPLPPKAVPTKIEPSTRTRWQARLYDVIFGHDTQTGRYFDLALIVVIGLSVVAVMLDSVGSIRQEYGAELRAAEWAFTVLFTVEYVLRLVCVRRPSRYARSFFGVIDLLAILPTYLSVFVPGAQFFTVIRMLRFLRVFRILKLVQYLSEANVLGQALWASRRKIAVFLLAVVTLDVIFGSLMYVIEGGQNGFDNIPRSIYWSIVTLTTVGYGDISPGTNLGQFVAAFIMIMGYAIIAVPTGIVTSELARARYTVDANDCPTCGLAEHEPDAVFCRRCATRLPHAPPPRLP, encoded by the coding sequence ATGGACTCCGACTGCCCCCTCCCCCCGAAAGCCGTACCGACGAAGATCGAGCCGAGCACGCGCACGCGCTGGCAAGCGAGGCTCTACGACGTCATCTTCGGGCACGACACGCAGACGGGACGGTACTTCGACCTCGCGCTCATCGTTGTCATTGGACTCTCCGTCGTCGCCGTGATGCTCGACAGCGTCGGGTCGATCCGGCAGGAGTACGGCGCCGAGCTCCGCGCCGCCGAGTGGGCGTTCACCGTGCTCTTCACCGTGGAATACGTCCTCCGGCTCGTCTGCGTGCGCCGCCCGAGCCGCTACGCCCGGAGCTTCTTCGGCGTGATCGACCTGCTGGCGATCCTGCCGACCTACCTCAGCGTGTTCGTGCCGGGGGCGCAGTTCTTCACGGTGATCCGGATGCTCCGCTTCCTCCGCGTCTTCCGCATCCTCAAGCTCGTCCAGTACCTCTCCGAGGCGAACGTGCTGGGGCAGGCGCTCTGGGCCAGCCGCCGCAAGATCGCCGTCTTCCTCCTCGCCGTCGTCACGCTCGACGTCATCTTCGGCTCGCTGATGTACGTCATCGAAGGCGGGCAGAATGGGTTCGACAACATCCCGCGCTCGATCTACTGGTCGATCGTCACGCTCACGACGGTCGGCTACGGCGACATCTCGCCGGGGACGAACCTCGGCCAGTTCGTCGCCGCATTCATCATGATCATGGGCTATGCGATCATCGCCGTCCCGACGGGGATCGTGACGTCGGAGTTGGCGCGCGCCCGGTACACCGTCGACGCGAACGACTGCCCCACCTGCGGCCTCGCCGAGCACGAGCCTGACGCCGTCTTCTGCCGCCGCTGCGCCACGCGGCTTCCCCACGCCCCACCCCCTCGCCTTCCGTGA
- a CDS encoding vWA domain-containing protein, with amino-acid sequence MPYSAEISRTSPAAVLFLLDQSASMRDPFGGAEELGDAAPSKARVLADTVNRLIQNLILRCAKEDGVRDYFSVGVVGYGERVQPLVRLTDEMLEEEGEVAVAPGVAELVPVSALAERPLRLEERLKRVPDGSGGVTEQRARVPVWFDPEARNGTPMCQALDYATQLVRRWVNLHPRSFPPIVINVTDGEATDGDPLRFAQTLREYGTDDGETLLLNVHLSSSTEPAVELPGTIEGLPDEHARQLFQMSSTLPFSMRAAAEAEGYAVGLDTRGFIFNADPVALIRFLEIGTRPSTLR; translated from the coding sequence ATGCCCTACTCCGCCGAGATCAGCCGCACGTCGCCGGCCGCCGTCCTCTTTCTGCTCGACCAGTCGGCCTCGATGCGGGACCCGTTCGGCGGGGCCGAGGAGCTAGGCGACGCCGCGCCGAGCAAGGCCCGCGTCCTCGCCGACACGGTCAACCGGCTGATCCAGAACCTCATCCTCCGCTGCGCGAAGGAGGACGGCGTCCGCGACTACTTCTCCGTCGGCGTCGTCGGCTACGGCGAGCGCGTGCAGCCCCTCGTCCGGCTCACCGACGAGATGCTGGAGGAGGAGGGCGAGGTCGCCGTCGCGCCCGGCGTCGCCGAGCTCGTCCCGGTCTCGGCCCTCGCCGAGCGCCCGCTCCGGCTCGAAGAGCGGCTCAAGCGCGTGCCCGACGGGAGTGGCGGCGTCACCGAGCAGCGCGCCCGCGTGCCGGTCTGGTTCGATCCCGAAGCCCGCAACGGCACGCCGATGTGCCAGGCGCTCGACTACGCGACGCAACTCGTCCGCCGGTGGGTGAACCTCCACCCGCGCTCGTTCCCGCCCATCGTCATTAATGTGACCGACGGCGAAGCGACCGACGGCGACCCGCTCCGCTTTGCCCAAACCCTCCGCGAGTACGGCACCGACGACGGCGAGACGCTGCTGCTCAACGTCCACCTCTCGTCCTCGACGGAGCCCGCCGTCGAACTGCCGGGCACGATCGAGGGGCTGCCGGACGAGCACGCGCGGCAGCTTTTTCAGATGTCGAGTACGCTCCCGTTCTCGATGCGCGCCGCCGCCGAGGCCGAGGGCTACGCCGTCGGGCTCGACACGCGCGGGTTCATCTTCAACGCCGACCCCGTCGCGCTCATCCGCTTCCTCGAAATCGGCACGCGCCCGAGCACGCTGCGCTGA
- a CDS encoding four helix bundle protein, with amino-acid sequence MQDYRRLRVWQHAHQLVLDVYGATASFPKAERYGLVSQIRRAAVSVPSNIAEGCGRQSGPDLARFFQIALGSANEVDDQLLLARDLGLLKPERYEPLCVAAASTRRMLIALIQKAVPRP; translated from the coding sequence ATGCAGGATTACCGACGGCTTCGCGTCTGGCAGCATGCGCACCAGCTCGTGCTCGACGTGTACGGTGCTACGGCTTCCTTTCCTAAGGCGGAGCGGTACGGACTCGTAAGTCAGATTCGCCGAGCCGCTGTATCGGTTCCCTCGAACATCGCCGAAGGATGCGGAAGGCAGAGCGGCCCCGACCTCGCACGATTTTTTCAGATCGCCCTCGGTTCTGCCAACGAGGTGGACGACCAACTCCTGCTGGCACGCGACCTCGGACTGCTGAAGCCGGAACGATACGAACCGCTTTGCGTCGCTGCAGCCAGCACGCGCCGAATGCTCATCGCCCTCATTCAGAAAGCCGTCCCACGCCCATAA
- a CDS encoding formylglycine-generating enzyme family protein: MRYLLLLAVFLPGCALLRSGPARPDPPFVPVPGGAFAMGAPNEADDTYARPTHPVTVAPFALMAREVTFAEFDRFADATGIARPDSGDYGRGARAVVQMTWDEAAAFCAWIDARLPTEPEWEWAARGGPADQRWAGTDDTDTLPRYARFADDEALLTTAAALRQPNPLGLYDLSGNAFEWIGAFYQSYPEPGAEPVWYDLDAPAQDLWMVRGGSFRTPAEQVRTFARASTLRDIRSDSFGFRCAR, translated from the coding sequence ATGCGCTACTTGCTGCTGCTCGCCGTCTTCCTGCCCGGCTGCGCCCTCCTCCGCTCCGGCCCCGCCAGGCCCGACCCGCCGTTCGTCCCGGTCCCCGGAGGCGCATTTGCGATGGGCGCGCCAAATGAAGCCGACGACACGTACGCCCGGCCCACCCACCCCGTCACGGTGGCGCCGTTCGCGTTGATGGCGCGCGAAGTCACCTTCGCCGAATTCGATCGCTTCGCGGATGCGACGGGCATCGCCCGGCCCGACAGCGGTGACTACGGACGCGGGGCGCGTGCCGTCGTGCAGATGACGTGGGATGAGGCCGCCGCGTTTTGCGCGTGGATCGACGCCCGGCTACCGACGGAGCCTGAGTGGGAGTGGGCCGCGCGCGGCGGCCCTGCCGACCAACGCTGGGCCGGCACCGACGACACCGACACGCTCCCCCGCTACGCCCGGTTCGCCGACGACGAGGCCCTGCTGACGACGGCCGCCGCGCTGCGCCAGCCGAACCCACTTGGGCTCTACGACCTCAGCGGGAACGCCTTCGAGTGGATCGGCGCGTTCTACCAGTCGTACCCCGAGCCCGGCGCCGAGCCGGTGTGGTACGACCTCGACGCCCCAGCGCAGGACCTCTGGATGGTGCGCGGCGGCAGCTTCCGCACGCCCGCCGAGCAGGTTCGCACGTTCGCCCGCGCCAGCACGCTGCGCGACATCCGCTCCGACTCGTTCGGCTTTCGCTGCGCCCGCTAG
- the hemL gene encoding glutamate-1-semialdehyde 2,1-aminomutase, with product MTPNPEPRTHDLRRSRSLFAEAQRVIPGGVNSPVRAFKSVGGTPVFFDRAQGAYLHDADGNQYVDYVGSWGPMLFGHAHPDVVRAVQEAAVRSTSFGAPTEIEVRLAELVVELVPSVEKVRFVNSGTEATMSAVRLARGFTGRDKFVKFEGHYHGHGDFFLIAAGSGAMTFGEPNSPGVTAGNARDTLLARFNDLDSVRTVIEANRGEVACVIVEPIAGNMGCVPPAPGFLEGLRALCDAHGIVLIFDEVMTGFRVAPGGAQERYGVTPDLTTLGKIIGGGLPVGAYGGRADLMDYVSPSGPVYQAGTLSGNPLAMNAGYAVLRRIADDPGVYDRLERYCQVLEEGTRRTLTYLGLDLYLTRVGSMGGLFFTEGPVTDFDSAQACDTARYGRYFHAMLEEGVYLAPSQFEAYFVSAAHGADELALTLNAQRRAFEKAFDPDWTPVATVPADAPVDEQEGMERVKGKG from the coding sequence ATGACCCCGAACCCCGAACCCCGAACCCACGACCTGCGGCGCAGCCGCTCCCTCTTCGCCGAAGCCCAGCGCGTCATCCCCGGCGGTGTGAACTCGCCCGTCCGCGCGTTCAAAAGCGTCGGCGGGACGCCGGTGTTTTTTGATCGCGCCCAGGGGGCCTACCTCCACGACGCCGACGGGAATCAGTACGTGGACTACGTCGGGAGCTGGGGGCCGATGCTGTTCGGTCACGCCCACCCGGACGTCGTGCGCGCCGTGCAGGAGGCCGCCGTCCGCTCGACCTCGTTCGGGGCGCCGACGGAGATCGAAGTCCGTCTCGCCGAGCTCGTCGTCGAGCTCGTGCCGAGCGTGGAGAAGGTGCGCTTCGTCAACTCCGGGACGGAGGCGACGATGAGTGCCGTCCGCCTCGCACGGGGCTTCACCGGCCGCGACAAGTTCGTGAAGTTCGAGGGCCACTACCACGGCCACGGCGACTTCTTCCTCATCGCCGCTGGCTCCGGCGCGATGACGTTTGGCGAGCCGAACTCGCCCGGCGTCACGGCCGGGAACGCGCGCGACACGCTCCTCGCCCGCTTCAACGACCTCGACAGCGTGCGCACCGTCATCGAGGCCAACCGAGGCGAGGTCGCCTGCGTCATCGTCGAACCGATCGCGGGGAATATGGGCTGCGTGCCGCCCGCGCCAGGCTTCCTCGAAGGGCTCCGCGCGCTGTGCGACGCCCACGGCATCGTCCTCATCTTCGACGAGGTGATGACCGGCTTCCGCGTCGCGCCAGGCGGAGCGCAGGAGCGCTACGGCGTCACGCCCGACCTCACGACGCTCGGCAAGATCATCGGCGGCGGGCTGCCCGTTGGGGCGTACGGCGGACGCGCCGACCTCATGGACTACGTCTCGCCGAGCGGCCCGGTGTATCAGGCCGGCACGCTCTCCGGCAACCCCCTCGCGATGAACGCGGGCTACGCCGTGCTCCGCCGCATCGCTGACGATCCCGGCGTCTACGACCGGCTCGAACGCTACTGCCAGGTGTTGGAGGAGGGCACGCGGCGCACGCTTACCTACCTCGGTCTCGACCTCTACCTCACCCGCGTCGGCTCGATGGGCGGGCTGTTCTTCACCGAAGGGCCGGTGACCGACTTCGACTCGGCGCAGGCCTGCGACACGGCGCGCTACGGCCGCTACTTCCACGCGATGCTCGAGGAGGGTGTCTACCTCGCCCCGAGCCAGTTCGAGGCCTACTTCGTCTCCGCCGCCCACGGTGCCGATGAACTCGCCCTCACGCTCAACGCCCAGCGCCGCGCCTTCGAGAAGGCCTTCGATCCCGACTGGACCCCGGTCGCTACCGTCCCCGCCGACGCGCCTGTGGACGAGCAGGAGGGGATGGAAAGGGTAAAGGGTAAAGGGTAA
- the holB gene encoding DNA polymerase III subunit delta' yields the protein MGWNGVIDQGRAVETLRRALASGRVAHAYLFHGPDGVGKRAAALAFAQALECQRRGPGEADPCGTCPACQKVAKMLHPDVHLYLPQPNDAGTDDIAVRFQRLGQNPYAEVDFRRRPTLDDPTKTSTKQVIYNVDRVREITRALRYSPAEGRHKVAILTDADAMNEASANAFLKGLEEPTDHTVIILTASRPDRLLPTILSRCQRLRFDTLPAEVIERALVERASLDPEHAALLARMADGSYTRALVLSESEELARQRAHVLAFFRAAFSGSGDAVDDLVADLAGLGREGLKGVLGLMLGWVRDLVLARHAGAEAALVNVDQRAAVHRFVQNLPAARLDALADLVEHAHELVERNANATLVLTVLADAMRAAMRGQARHRLFAPLAEPAETR from the coding sequence ATGGGCTGGAACGGAGTCATCGATCAGGGCCGCGCCGTCGAGACGCTGCGGCGGGCGCTCGCGAGCGGGCGCGTTGCCCACGCCTACCTCTTCCACGGGCCCGACGGCGTCGGCAAGCGGGCCGCGGCGCTCGCGTTCGCACAGGCGCTGGAGTGCCAGCGGCGCGGCCCCGGCGAGGCCGATCCGTGTGGGACGTGCCCGGCCTGTCAGAAGGTGGCGAAGATGCTCCACCCCGATGTCCACCTCTACCTCCCGCAGCCCAACGACGCCGGCACCGACGACATCGCCGTGCGCTTCCAGCGCCTCGGGCAGAACCCCTATGCCGAGGTTGACTTCCGCCGCCGCCCGACGCTCGACGACCCGACGAAGACCTCGACGAAGCAGGTGATCTACAACGTGGACCGCGTCCGCGAGATCACGCGGGCGCTCCGCTACAGCCCGGCTGAGGGCCGGCACAAAGTGGCCATCCTCACCGACGCCGACGCGATGAACGAGGCCTCGGCGAACGCCTTTCTGAAGGGGTTGGAAGAGCCGACCGACCACACGGTCATCATCCTCACCGCGAGCCGGCCCGACCGGCTGCTCCCCACGATCCTCTCGCGTTGCCAGCGCCTCCGCTTCGACACGCTTCCCGCCGAGGTGATCGAGCGCGCCCTCGTCGAGCGCGCCAGCCTCGACCCCGAGCACGCCGCGCTCCTCGCCCGGATGGCCGATGGATCGTATACGCGAGCGCTCGTGCTCTCGGAAAGCGAGGAACTGGCCCGGCAGCGCGCCCACGTCCTCGCCTTCTTCCGCGCCGCCTTCTCCGGCTCCGGCGACGCCGTGGACGACCTCGTCGCCGACCTCGCGGGGCTCGGGCGCGAGGGTCTCAAAGGTGTGCTCGGCCTCATGCTCGGCTGGGTCCGCGACCTCGTCCTCGCCCGCCACGCCGGGGCCGAGGCGGCGCTCGTCAACGTCGACCAGCGCGCCGCCGTCCACCGCTTCGTCCAGAACCTCCCGGCAGCGCGGCTCGACGCCCTCGCAGACTTGGTGGAGCACGCCCACGAACTCGTCGAGCGCAACGCGAACGCGACGCTCGTGCTCACCGTGCTCGCCGACGCGATGCGGGCGGCGATGCGCGGGCAAGCGCGGCACCGGCTCTTCGCCCCGCTCGCCGAGCCTGCCGAGACGCGATAG
- a CDS encoding serine hydrolase encodes MLQTQIAQIGREAGAETIAVALHDYDGETAWSLRGDRPFHAASTMKVAVLFALFDAFERGTLPASAVLHVRNRFLSAADGAPYRVATDRDANADVHAAIGRLMPVRELARHMITTSSNLATNLLVDLIGVEPIRTALAEHGVEGIDVVRGVEDETAWEAGLNNTVTANGLVALFRAIHEATISDDATEGMKEILFAQQFTSGIPNGLPDDAKVAHKTGEISTVTHDAGLVFLPDRAPYALAILTEWDPETAPSADARRATLADISRAVYDYVTAEEVPHD; translated from the coding sequence ATGCTCCAGACTCAGATCGCGCAGATCGGCCGTGAGGCCGGGGCCGAGACGATTGCCGTGGCGCTCCACGACTACGACGGCGAGACGGCGTGGAGCCTGCGCGGCGACCGCCCCTTCCACGCCGCGAGCACGATGAAAGTGGCGGTCCTCTTCGCCCTCTTCGATGCGTTCGAGCGGGGCACGTTGCCCGCTTCCGCCGTGCTCCACGTCCGCAACCGCTTCCTCAGCGCTGCGGATGGCGCGCCGTACCGCGTCGCCACCGACCGCGACGCGAACGCGGATGTGCACGCGGCGATTGGTCGTCTGATGCCGGTGCGCGAGCTCGCCCGCCACATGATCACGACCTCGTCTAACCTCGCGACGAATCTGCTCGTGGACCTCATTGGTGTCGAGCCGATACGAACGGCGCTGGCAGAACACGGGGTCGAAGGGATCGACGTGGTGCGCGGGGTAGAGGACGAGACGGCGTGGGAGGCTGGGCTCAACAACACGGTCACGGCGAACGGGCTCGTTGCGCTCTTCCGGGCGATCCACGAGGCAACGATCTCCGACGACGCGACGGAAGGGATGAAGGAGATCCTCTTCGCGCAGCAGTTCACGAGCGGCATTCCCAACGGTCTGCCCGATGACGCGAAGGTCGCCCACAAGACAGGCGAGATTTCGACGGTCACGCACGACGCCGGCCTCGTCTTCCTCCCTGACCGTGCCCCGTACGCTCTCGCGATCCTGACCGAGTGGGACCCCGAGACCGCGCCATCCGCCGACGCCCGCCGCGCGACACTCGCCGACATCTCGCGCGCCGTCTACGACTACGTCACCGCCGAGGAGGTGCCCCATGACTGA
- a CDS encoding methyltransferase domain-containing protein, protein MSQTERTDTQTVASPSVHLLRTLAAVPVESRVLDLGCGSGHHAEPLARLGFDLFACDADEAAVALARDRVAEVVGEAAARRVTPARPAALGYPDDFFDWVVAHGTYDTAESAAELKDMLGETRRVLKNGGWVFVAFRRALAGPDLTPETLTKLFAEAGLALAEDPADDHDGEPVLRAIFRKVDATTAV, encoded by the coding sequence ATGAGTCAGACCGAACGGACGGACACACAGACTGTGGCCTCGCCGTCGGTCCACCTCCTGCGAACGCTCGCGGCCGTGCCCGTCGAGAGCCGCGTGCTCGACCTCGGCTGCGGCTCCGGCCACCACGCCGAGCCCCTCGCCCGACTCGGCTTCGACCTCTTCGCCTGTGATGCGGACGAGGCCGCCGTCGCCCTCGCCCGTGACCGCGTCGCCGAGGTGGTGGGGGAGGCGGCGGCACGACGTGTTACGCCCGCTCGCCCCGCCGCCCTCGGGTACCCCGACGACTTCTTCGATTGGGTCGTCGCCCACGGTACGTACGACACGGCCGAGTCGGCGGCCGAACTGAAGGATATGCTCGGCGAGACGCGGCGCGTGCTGAAGAACGGTGGCTGGGTATTCGTCGCTTTCCGCCGCGCGCTTGCCGGCCCCGATCTCACGCCGGAGACCCTCACAAAACTCTTCGCCGAGGCCGGCCTCGCCCTCGCCGAAGACCCCGCTGACGACCACGACGGCGAGCCCGTTCTCCGCGCCATCTTCCGCAAGGTGGACGCGACTACGGCGGTTTGA
- the hemH gene encoding ferrochelatase, with product MNAREFLKVYKYDDRLITGAYYPQEPVSVEPGDRVGVVMMNLGGPMAEEDVEPFLYNLFMDPAIIDIPLPKGPRHWLSKFIASKRSKTVGEDYKLIGGNSPINRLTREQAEALEKRLNARFGPATGATFRTYVAMRFWKPFSEDCARQMKEDGIDKVVLLPLYPQYSKTTTGSSLVYWKALEEAGEIPTWPTSLVFEYAAHPLYVQSISERIDEGLQRFPRTIRDKVHLLFSAHGTPVKEMKTRRDPYCCLVHSTVQQVMDARAEKEDRPFHVAFQSKVGPAEWLTPSTPDKLKELGEGETNAVLVIPVAFVTDHVETAFELDIEVREEAEHFGIEHYEVTSGLNCHPLFIEALAEAVAAQVTATQAIEGDGAATMLPQPIPMLPRHKAKARTVRCHQCLLVTEAHCWTKQAATATPDEVRVSQKNDPAA from the coding sequence ATGAATGCACGCGAGTTTCTGAAGGTTTATAAGTACGACGATCGGCTGATCACGGGTGCCTACTACCCGCAGGAGCCCGTCTCCGTCGAGCCCGGCGACCGCGTCGGCGTGGTGATGATGAACCTCGGTGGGCCGATGGCAGAGGAGGACGTGGAGCCGTTCCTCTACAACCTCTTCATGGACCCGGCCATCATCGACATCCCCCTGCCAAAGGGGCCGCGGCACTGGCTCAGCAAGTTCATCGCCAGCAAGCGCTCGAAGACGGTCGGTGAGGATTACAAGCTGATCGGTGGGAACTCGCCCATCAACCGGCTCACGCGCGAGCAGGCCGAGGCGCTCGAAAAGCGGCTCAACGCCCGCTTCGGCCCCGCCACCGGCGCGACGTTCCGCACCTACGTTGCTATGCGGTTCTGGAAGCCCTTCAGCGAGGACTGTGCGCGGCAGATGAAGGAGGACGGCATCGACAAAGTGGTCCTCCTCCCGCTCTATCCGCAGTATTCCAAGACCACGACGGGCTCGTCGCTCGTCTACTGGAAAGCGCTCGAAGAGGCCGGCGAGATCCCCACGTGGCCGACCTCGCTCGTCTTTGAGTACGCTGCGCACCCGCTCTACGTGCAGTCCATCTCCGAGCGGATCGACGAGGGGCTCCAGCGTTTCCCCCGCACGATCCGTGACAAGGTGCATCTCCTGTTCTCCGCGCACGGCACGCCCGTCAAAGAGATGAAGACCCGGCGCGACCCCTACTGCTGCCTCGTGCACTCGACGGTGCAGCAGGTCATGGACGCACGGGCGGAGAAGGAGGACCGGCCGTTCCACGTCGCGTTCCAGAGCAAGGTCGGCCCCGCCGAGTGGCTCACGCCGAGCACGCCCGACAAGCTGAAGGAACTGGGCGAGGGCGAGACGAACGCCGTGCTCGTGATCCCCGTCGCGTTCGTGACGGACCACGTCGAGACGGCCTTCGAACTCGACATCGAGGTGCGCGAGGAGGCTGAGCACTTTGGGATCGAGCACTACGAGGTGACGAGCGGGCTGAACTGCCATCCGCTCTTCATCGAAGCCCTCGCCGAAGCCGTCGCCGCCCAAGTCACTGCGACGCAGGCCATCGAGGGGGACGGCGCCGCGACGATGCTGCCGCAGCCGATCCCTATGCTCCCGCGCCACAAAGCGAAGGCGCGCACCGTCCGCTGTCATCAGTGCCTCCTCGTCACCGAAGCGCACTGCTGGACGAAGCAGGCCGCGACGGCGACCCCGGACGAGGTCCGCGTCAGCCAGAAGAACGACCCGGCGGCATGA
- the aceK gene encoding bifunctional isocitrate dehydrogenase kinase/phosphatase, translating into MTDPSPAVAAATRISDGFDAYHTQFQSITARAAERFATQAWRDGAEDDRERLALYEKHVQQALRHVRTLFGTAIEDRDRWAAARDAYASLRSGRPNVELAETFYNSITRRVFSTVGVDPHIEFVADGLTAPESMEAAPRFRTVPPAGTTAALIGSILRSYDLGVPFDDLERDAALVAEEVDACVAKSGTGEIDRVEMLEPVFYRNKGAYLIGRIRSDEAVIPLVLPVLHGDEGGIHVDTVLLTPNATSMVFSFTRSYFHVLAPEPWALVRFLKTLMPLKRIAELYISLGFTKHGKTELYRDLCAFLARTDERFEFARGTKGMVMTVFTLPGYDIVFKVIKDRFDPPKQTTRDEVMKKYRFVMLHDRVGRLADVQSYEHLEFPRDRFVPEVLEELLKVAAQTIHLDGDSVVIDHLYTERRVTPLNLYLGDVDRDEAEDAVIDCGDAIRDLAAADIFPGDMLVKNFGVTRHGRVIFYDYDELGLLSEFNFRTLPKPRDEFEMMSADAWFYVAPNDVFPAEIGKFLGLTKELNAVFHEHHGDLLDPAFWRRMQARQQTEELVDIFPYRQSKRFSKG; encoded by the coding sequence GTGACCGACCCCTCCCCCGCCGTCGCTGCCGCCACGCGCATCAGCGACGGCTTCGACGCCTACCACACCCAGTTCCAGTCGATCACCGCCCGGGCCGCGGAGCGCTTCGCCACACAGGCGTGGCGCGACGGGGCCGAGGACGACCGCGAGCGCCTCGCCCTCTACGAGAAGCACGTCCAGCAAGCGCTCCGCCACGTCCGCACCCTCTTCGGCACCGCCATTGAGGACCGCGACCGCTGGGCCGCCGCCCGCGATGCCTACGCCAGTCTCCGCAGCGGGCGACCCAACGTCGAGCTCGCCGAGACGTTTTACAACTCCATCACGCGCCGCGTCTTCTCGACCGTCGGCGTGGACCCGCACATCGAGTTCGTGGCCGACGGACTGACGGCGCCGGAGTCGATGGAGGCCGCGCCGCGCTTCCGCACCGTGCCGCCCGCCGGCACCACAGCCGCCCTCATCGGCTCGATCCTCCGCTCCTACGACCTCGGCGTGCCGTTCGACGATCTGGAGCGTGACGCGGCGCTCGTGGCGGAGGAGGTCGACGCGTGCGTCGCGAAGTCTGGGACGGGCGAGATCGACCGCGTCGAGATGCTGGAGCCGGTGTTCTACCGCAACAAAGGGGCGTACCTCATCGGGCGGATCCGCTCGGACGAGGCCGTGATCCCGCTCGTGCTCCCCGTCCTCCACGGAGACGAGGGCGGCATTCACGTCGATACGGTGCTGCTGACGCCGAACGCCACGTCGATGGTGTTCTCGTTCACGCGCTCGTACTTCCACGTCCTCGCGCCGGAGCCGTGGGCGCTCGTCCGCTTCCTCAAAACGCTGATGCCGCTCAAGCGCATCGCCGAGCTCTACATCTCGCTCGGATTCACGAAGCACGGCAAGACCGAGCTCTACCGCGACCTCTGCGCCTTCCTCGCCCGGACCGACGAGCGCTTCGAGTTCGCGCGCGGCACGAAGGGCATGGTGATGACCGTCTTCACGCTGCCCGGCTACGACATCGTCTTCAAAGTCATCAAGGACCGGTTCGACCCGCCGAAGCAGACGACGCGCGACGAGGTCATGAAGAAGTACCGCTTCGTGATGCTCCACGACCGCGTCGGCCGCCTCGCTGACGTGCAGTCGTACGAGCACCTCGAGTTCCCCCGCGACCGCTTCGTGCCCGAGGTCCTGGAGGAGCTACTGAAGGTCGCCGCCCAGACGATCCACCTCGACGGCGACAGCGTGGTGATCGACCACCTCTACACCGAGCGCCGCGTGACCCCGCTCAACCTCTACCTCGGCGACGTGGACCGCGACGAGGCCGAGGACGCCGTGATCGACTGCGGCGACGCGATCCGCGACCTCGCCGCCGCCGACATCTTCCCCGGCGACATGCTCGTCAAGAACTTCGGCGTCACGCGGCACGGCCGCGTGATCTTCTACGACTACGACGAGCTCGGCCTGCTCTCGGAGTTCAACTTCCGCACGCTCCCGAAACCCCGCGACGAGTTCGAGATGATGAGCGCCGACGCGTGGTTCTACGTCGCCCCGAACGACGTCTTTCCCGCCGAGATCGGCAAGTTCCTCGGGCTCACCAAAGAGCTCAACGCCGTCTTCCACGAGCACCACGGCGACCTCCTCGACCCGGCTTTCTGGCGCCGGATGCAGGCTCGGCAGCAGACCGAAGAGCTCGTCGACATCTTCCCCTACCGCCAGAGCAAACGGTTTTCGAAAGGGTAA